The window TCGTTTTGGACTCGTCCACCCAGGCGTCCGGAACGTGCGGGAGCACCTCCCCGCGCATGTACTCATGGATGTCCTCTTTCAGAGGGACATTCTCGAAGTCCCGCAGATCTGGGTCGGGCTCGAGGCTGCCTTTCAAATCCAAGCAGGGCTGCGCCGCTTCATCTCTTTCGCCGATGGCGGCCAGAATCGCTTTCTTGACTGGCGCAGCGACCTTGACCCCTTCGGAATCAAGGGCCTTCTCCAAAGCAGTTGTGAACTCCGCGCGCCCCATAGTCGGCTGCGATTCCAGACTCGCGAGCGCAGCCAGAATCTTTGTCTGAAGCCGGCCTCCTTCAGCGATTTCCGTCTCCGCAGCCTTTGGGTCCTTTCGCTTCTTGGATTCGGCGAGAGCCGCAAAGGGCCGGGCAGCTCGGAGGCGCTCCAATCGCTCTGGCGTGACAGAGAAACTTAGCCGCAAAGGCCGCTCCACGGTAATCCTCCGAGAACCGAAGTCCTCATTATCAAATATGCGAACGTACTCATGGGAAGAGAAATCGCCGTAGAGGCGGGCAATCTCTTCGCGCTGCGCCTCATCCATTTCGTTGCGCTTGTTGCCAAGGCTCTTGCGCATCTTCCGAAAGAAGCCGGTGGCGTTGAGCATTTGGACCTTGCCTTTGCGGTGCGGCTCCTTCCGATTGGATAGGATCCACAGGTAGGTGTAGATCCCGGTGTTGTAAAATAGCTGATCCGGCAGCGCGACAATGCCTTCAAGCCAGTCGTTTTCGATGATCCAGCGCCGGATTTCGCTTTCGCCGCTGCCAGCCGCCCCCGTAAAGAGGGGCGACCCATTGAAGACGATTGCCAAACGCGTTCCACCCTCTTTCGGCGCCTTCATCTTGGCGACCATGTGCTGCAGAAACAGAAGCGAACCATCATTGATTCGCGGTAGTCCTGCCCCAAAGCGTCCGCCGAACCCTTGTTCCTCGTGTTCCTTACGAACTACCTTCTCTTGTGGCTTCCACTCCACTCCGAAGGGAGGGTTGGCAAGCATATAGTCGAACTTCTGATCACGAAAGTGGTCGTCTGTGAAACTGTCTCCAAAAGCGATATTCGCTATATCCTGTCCCTTGATGATCATGTCTGACCCGCAAATCGCATACGCCTGCGGGTTGTAATCCTGCCCGAAGACTTCCATCCGAGCATTCGGATTCAGGTCCCGAACATAGTCCTCGGCCACCGAAAGCATGCCCCCG of the Leptospirales bacterium genome contains:
- a CDS encoding type I restriction-modification system subunit M codes for the protein MNNFGEKVSFIWSVADLIRGPYRPNQYKDVMLPLTVLRRLDCVLESTKDAVLSAKKQYAGKGAGVVDAKLTQAAGRPFYNTSRFTFQRLKGDPNNIAANLTHFINGFSSRAREVIEHFGFEEHIGRLDKADRLFLVVSRFCEIDLNPQRVSNIEMGYIFEELVRKFNEASNEEAGDHFTPREVIRLMVDLLFLPDGDSLTRKGIVKTLYDPACGTGGMLSVAEDYVRDLNPNARMEVFGQDYNPQAYAICGSDMIIKGQDIANIAFGDSFTDDHFRDQKFDYMLANPPFGVEWKPQEKVVRKEHEEQGFGGRFGAGLPRINDGSLLFLQHMVAKMKAPKEGGTRLAIVFNGSPLFTGAAGSGESEIRRWIIENDWLEGIVALPDQLFYNTGIYTYLWILSNRKEPHRKGKVQMLNATGFFRKMRKSLGNKRNEMDEAQREEIARLYGDFSSHEYVRIFDNEDFGSRRITVERPLRLSFSVTPERLERLRAARPFAALAESKKRKDPKAAETEIAEGGRLQTKILAALASLESQPTMGRAEFTTALEKALDSEGVKVAAPVKKAILAAIGERDEAAQPCLDLKGSLEPDPDLRDFENVPLKEDIHEYMRGEVLPHVPDAWVDESKTKVGYEINFNRYFYKYVPPRPLAEIEADLKGIEREIANMLEEVTHA